Genomic DNA from Setaria italica strain Yugu1 chromosome V, Setaria_italica_v2.0, whole genome shotgun sequence:
CATATCATGATTGGAGTGCCACCACAATATTTTCCCCGTTCTTCTCTGTATTTGCTAATTGCTATACCAATTTTACTAATTTGAGATAGCAGTAAGTAATGTTCTTCTCGTGTAACAGGCTGCATCACCACCAAGGAACTTGGAACTGTGATGCGCTCGTTGGGGCAGAACCCTACCGAGGCTGAGCTCCAGGACATGATCAATGAGGTCGATGCTGATGGCAATGGAACCATCGACTTCCCTGAGTTCCTCAACCTGATGGCACGCAAGATGAAGGACACTGACTCCGAGGAGGAGCTCAAGGAGGCCTTCCGTGTGTTTGACAAGGACCAGAATGGCTTCATCTCCGCAGCTGAGCTCCGCCACGTCATGACCAACCTCGGCGAGAAGCTGACTGACGAGGAGGTTGACGAGATGATCCGCGAAGCTGACGTGGATGGCGATGGCCAGATCAACTACGAGGAGTTCGTGAAGGTGATGATGGCCAAGTGAGATGTGCCCTTTTGAAGCTAGTTTCTCTCCTGATGGTAGTAACTAGTTTAGTGTTGAAAACTGACTGCATTTGGTTATCCCTTATTCCAGTCTGTGGGTCAATGAACATATCTGTTGTTTGTTTTCTTCCAAGGGATTTTACCGCATCGGTAATTTCGGAATCGTTTGCGATTGTATTACATTTGTGTTATATTGGTACAATGATCATGCCTTTCCCTTCCAAATTTAGGCGTTTAATCTCTTGCGGTAAAGCGTGGTATGCAGGTGCAGCTGTATCTGGTATATGGTATGTCTGGTTTGGTTGTTGCTTGTGCTGTTAGCTTCGTGCAGCGTTAGAGTGATTACGCGGTAATGACCTAGGCAGGCACCGGTGACTTTTTCAAGTGAACAGCAGCGGTTCGGGGATGTCCTGCTGCTGTTTTGGTCTAAAAGTTGACTGTTGACCGTACGGTAGGCACGAAAACGAAACCAGTATGATCTTACCCTTCTCGCTTTGCTTTCCTATGCATCTGCAAAAGTCaacggttttttttttctgttcatCAATTTAGTAGACTCCTTTACATatcacaaaaaaataaaaaatggtcGCCGGTATTAAATCGGAATAGGAAGGCAACGCAAGAAACAGCACAAGTCTTCTTTCCCAAGAGCAGTGCTGGGAGTGTGGAAGATGGCGATTGGTAGATTTGTCCACGCGCAAAAGAGGCAAAAATCCGGAACAAGAATTATTCGACGAGGGAATTCGTCAATGGAGTTTGTCTCTTGGACTGAATCTCCTCGTCTGCGCATCCTTTTTTCCACAAAAACAAGCAACTTTTTCAAAGGTAAGGGGATTTGCACTCCTAACCTGATGGATAAACAAAGAATAAAGTGACCTAATTATTCAAATAACGCAAGATAGACGCTCAAGGAAAGGCTTCTCCTTAAACAAATGGGAAAAGGCAGAGAGAAATGGACCTCATAGTTTAGCACATCAACGCAGAGTAAGTGACATTTCAAACTCCGTTTGCATAACCCTTTTTCAATAAATTTAAGAAACACGAGATGTCTGCAAATTCATTTAACTTTTTAccagtttaattttttttggcaagtCTTCATTATCGAGTGTGAAATCTGTTGATGTGCTAAACATTATTTTCGATTCCTTCGATCCAAATAGATCCTAACTATTGCAGACATGTGAATGTTGGGAGtgcatattttaaaaataaaaatacgtGAGTTGGGTGCATGCTGTTTTAAAATATCTTTCAAAACACTGTTGACTggggatgttttttttttctttgcaagaATGTTGATTGGGGATGTTGTGTTCTGTGTGTTCCGGAACTTCAAGAGTTAAATCAAAATTCATTGAGTTCACCTTTCCATATTACAAAACGAAATTGAGTTTGATTTGAAGCTAGAAGTAGAGTCCCCTATCTCTagtatttttcttaaaaaaaagggaTTTTGCTGTCATTCCTAATTCTCATACCTTCGCAATAGTTAATGCATTTTGGCAGATACACACAAAAGCATGACATTATTATTGACTTTCTTATTTTCCCAAACTCCGGAACTGATCCTCCGAAGATCCGATCCTCTCTGGAATTTACCTATCCTCCTCCCCATTAAAGAACTCAAAAGCCACACTAAAAGCAGATTAGCAAAAGTAGATACCCCATAAGGATTATACAATGAGCGAGCTTTCATGTCCTGTCAGTGCATCAGACACTAGATTAACCTCCACAAAccttccttcctttctctttCCCACAGTCCACAGTCTTTCCCCCTCTCCCTTGCAAAGTAAATCAGATCAAAGAGCTACCGGCCGGCAGCTTTTCTACGGCTGCGTGCATGCAGCATGCGTGCAGGGCAGTTCAGCAGCTGCCAGTTCACATGGTGGACATCTCACGCCTAAAGCAAAAAAATTTCCCTCCTGATGTTAGTCTAGCAGCGCTGCAGATGCCGTAGGCCTCATGCCAGCATGGGTTCGTCTTACCTGAACTCCATGAGCTGCCCGTGCCCAAATTGCCCAGCTACCTAACCTGCCCTCGTTGACATCGTCGACTACTCCTTCCATACATGTATATTTGTATATAATATACCCATACAGACATTGCCAGAGCTTTGGTCGATTGGGTGCTTACGTGACGCTATGTACAATCATATATACAATGCTTGTGAAAATGCACGGTTTCAAGTTGAAGTCAAAGATCGAGAAGCGGAGATTTCAAACGTGCATCGAGTTTATACACATCACTACATTCATATCTCGACACTGACGTGTACTGCGCCAGCTGAACGATCGTACCGAAAAAAGCAGTCGTAGATTAATCTCATAACTGTTATGACAGTAACAGTCTTTGATGTGTAGCTAGTCCTAGTAAAACATCGATGATTTAGCACCTAACTGAAAACGAAATTCAATTTGCTCTCGAAACAAGCACTTGTGGTCTGGTTTTCGATCGATTCGGCTCATTTGATGAGTGCGCCGATCGTGTCGTTGTTCGGATGCGGCGGCAGAGTGCACGGCGAGCCCTCGCGATCGAGCGCGACGCCGCTGTCGGAGTGCTCGGTGCACTCGATCTTGGTCGCCCTCAGGGCCCTCTTGCTCCACCCCACGCGCTGACCCCAGGACGCGACGCACCTGCATGCCCGCTCGaccacgccgcggcggcggcgctggcgccaCCCGGCGCTCTCGAGGGCGCCGTGCAGCTCGGACACCACCTCGGCCATGGGCGGCCGCCGCTCCACGCTCTCCGACACGCACCGCGCCGCCACGGCGAGGACGCGGGCGACGGCGCCCTCGgcacgcgcggcgcgcggcgcggccaccCTGGCGTCCAGCacc
This window encodes:
- the LOC101762722 gene encoding calmodulin, translating into MADQLTDDQIAEFKEAFSLFDKDGDGCITTKELGTVMRSLGQNPTEAELQDMINEVDADGNGTIDFPEFLNLMARKMKDTDSEEELKEAFRVFDKDQNGFISAAELRHVMTNLGEKLTDEEVDEMIREADVDGDGQINYEEFVKVMMAK